The Xanthomonas sp. DAR 34887 genome has a segment encoding these proteins:
- a CDS encoding type II toxin-antitoxin system VapC family toxin, with the protein MIAIDSSVLVDLLADGPQADAAEACLRQCLSTGPVVVCDIVLAEVCGALRDGAEALSVLEDMSIRFNALEAKSALRAGEMQRRFRARGGQRERVVADFLIGAHALLQCDGLITRDDGFFRDYFKGLKIIVPKPSA; encoded by the coding sequence ATGATCGCGATCGATTCGTCCGTGCTGGTGGATCTGCTGGCCGACGGCCCGCAGGCCGACGCCGCCGAGGCCTGCCTGCGCCAGTGCCTGAGCACCGGCCCGGTGGTGGTGTGCGACATTGTCCTGGCCGAGGTGTGCGGCGCGTTGCGCGACGGCGCCGAAGCGCTGTCGGTGCTGGAGGACATGAGCATCCGCTTCAATGCGCTGGAGGCCAAGTCGGCATTACGCGCCGGCGAGATGCAGCGCCGTTTCCGCGCCCGCGGCGGCCAGCGCGAGCGGGTGGTGGCCGACTTCCTGATCGGCGCCCACGCGCTGCTGCAATGCGATGGATTGATCACCCGCGACGACGGCTTTTTCCGCGACTACTTCAAGGGCCTGAAGATCATCGTGCCCAAGCCGTCCGCCTGA
- a CDS encoding AbrB/MazE/SpoVT family DNA-binding domain-containing protein yields the protein MEATVAERGQITLPKAVRDALGLSKGTILKVELDGGRIILRKSVDDAISRARGRFKLDGFASTDEAMRAIRGRAPGDPFEPDPKA from the coding sequence ATGGAAGCCACCGTCGCCGAGCGCGGTCAGATCACCTTGCCCAAGGCCGTACGCGACGCCTTGGGCCTGAGCAAAGGCACCATCCTGAAAGTGGAACTGGACGGCGGCCGCATCATCCTGCGCAAGAGCGTGGACGATGCGATCTCGCGCGCCCGCGGCCGCTTCAAGCTCGACGGCTTCGCCAGCACCGACGAGGCGATGCGCGCGATCCGCGGCCGCGCGCCGGGCGATCCGTTCGAACCCGATCCCAAGGCATGA
- the acnA gene encoding aconitate hydratase AcnA — protein MSDSFSTRASLEVNGKRYAYYSLPKLAERFDIGRLPYSLKILLENLLRHEDGGVTVGKDHIEAVAKWDPKAEPDTEIAFMPARVVLQDFTGVPCVVDLAAMRDAVVKLGGRPEQINPLIPSELVIDHSVQVDVFGKPDALDLNGKIEFQRNKERYGFLRWGQKAFDNFKVVPPNTGIVHQVNLEHLARVVMTAERDGEALAYPDTVFGTDSHTTMINGIGVLGWGVGGIEAEAAMLGQPSSMLIPQVVGFKLTGKLPEGATATDLVLTVTQMLRKFGVVGKFVEFFGEGLQHLPLADRATIGNMAPEYGATCGIFPVDAESLTYLRLSGRSEEQIALVEAYAKAQGLWHDADSPHAAYSATLELDMGEVKPSLAGPKRPQDRVLLDDMQRNFRDNLVPFAEARHKRHSDLKQEDRLKNEGGGGTAVGAKAAQAETAEASGAGWRLRDGSVVIAAITSCTNTSNPAVMLGAGLLARNAVAKGLKAQPWVKTSLGPGSLVVTDYLKKAGVMGDLEKLGFYVVGYGCTTCIGNSGPLPEDVSAAIAKDDLVVASVLSGNRNFEGRVHPEVKMNYLASPPLVVAYAIAGTTDIDLTRDPLGTGSDGQPVYLRDIWPSNKEIGDTIAATVGPEMFKQNYADVFKGDSRWAAIASPDGELYAWDGASTYIKNPPYFDGMTMQVGTIDDVHGARVLGLFGDSITTDHISPAGNIKKDSPAGRFLQERGVQPADFNSYGSRRGNDDVMVRGTFANIRIKNLMFGGEEGGNTLYRGPDGAQPQKLAIYDAAMKYKADGVPLVVIAGKEYGTGSSRDWAAKGTNLLGVKAVIAESFERIHRSNLVGMGVLPLQFLDNENAQSLGLDGSEVFAITGLQDGASKRATVEARKADGSVKQFQVKVLLLTPKEVEYFKHGGLLQYVLRQLAARKAA, from the coding sequence ATGAGCGATTCCTTTTCCACCCGTGCCTCGCTCGAGGTCAACGGCAAACGCTACGCCTACTACAGCCTGCCCAAGCTCGCCGAGCGCTTCGACATCGGCCGCCTGCCCTACTCGCTGAAGATCCTGCTGGAGAACCTGCTGCGCCACGAAGACGGCGGCGTGACCGTGGGCAAGGACCACATCGAAGCGGTGGCCAAGTGGGATCCCAAGGCGGAGCCGGATACCGAGATCGCCTTCATGCCGGCGCGGGTGGTGCTGCAGGACTTCACCGGCGTGCCGTGCGTGGTCGACCTGGCCGCGATGCGCGATGCGGTGGTCAAGCTCGGCGGGCGCCCGGAGCAGATCAACCCGCTGATCCCCTCGGAACTGGTGATCGACCATTCGGTGCAGGTGGACGTGTTCGGCAAGCCGGACGCGCTCGACCTCAACGGCAAGATCGAATTCCAGCGCAACAAGGAACGCTACGGCTTCCTGCGCTGGGGCCAGAAGGCCTTCGACAATTTCAAGGTGGTGCCACCGAACACCGGCATCGTGCACCAGGTCAACCTCGAGCACCTGGCGCGGGTGGTGATGACCGCCGAGCGCGACGGCGAGGCGCTCGCCTATCCGGACACGGTATTCGGCACCGACAGCCATACCACGATGATCAACGGCATCGGCGTGCTCGGCTGGGGCGTGGGCGGCATCGAGGCGGAAGCGGCGATGCTCGGCCAGCCCTCGTCGATGCTGATTCCGCAGGTGGTCGGCTTCAAGCTGACCGGCAAGCTGCCCGAAGGCGCCACCGCCACCGACCTGGTGCTGACGGTGACGCAGATGCTGCGCAAGTTTGGTGTGGTCGGCAAGTTCGTCGAGTTCTTCGGCGAGGGCCTGCAGCACCTGCCGCTGGCCGACCGCGCCACCATCGGCAACATGGCGCCGGAATACGGCGCCACCTGCGGCATCTTCCCGGTCGACGCCGAATCGCTGACCTATCTGCGCCTGTCCGGGCGCAGCGAGGAGCAGATCGCGCTGGTCGAGGCCTACGCCAAGGCGCAGGGCCTGTGGCACGACGCCGACAGCCCGCACGCCGCCTACAGCGCCACGCTGGAGCTGGACATGGGCGAGGTCAAGCCGTCGCTGGCCGGGCCCAAGCGGCCGCAGGACCGGGTGTTGCTGGACGACATGCAGCGCAATTTCCGCGACAACCTGGTGCCCTTCGCCGAAGCGCGGCACAAGCGCCATAGCGACCTCAAGCAGGAAGACCGGCTCAAGAACGAAGGCGGCGGCGGCACCGCGGTCGGCGCCAAGGCCGCGCAGGCCGAGACCGCCGAAGCCAGCGGCGCCGGCTGGCGACTGCGCGACGGCTCGGTGGTGATCGCCGCGATCACTTCCTGCACCAACACCTCCAACCCGGCGGTGATGCTCGGCGCCGGCCTGCTGGCGCGCAACGCCGTGGCCAAGGGCCTGAAGGCGCAGCCATGGGTCAAGACCTCGCTCGGGCCGGGCTCGCTGGTGGTCACCGACTACCTGAAAAAGGCCGGCGTCATGGGCGACCTGGAGAAGCTCGGCTTCTACGTGGTCGGGTACGGCTGCACCACCTGCATCGGCAACTCCGGCCCGCTGCCGGAGGACGTATCGGCCGCCATCGCCAAGGACGACCTGGTGGTGGCCTCGGTGCTGTCGGGCAACCGCAACTTCGAAGGCCGCGTGCACCCGGAAGTGAAGATGAACTACCTGGCCTCGCCGCCGCTGGTGGTCGCCTACGCCATCGCCGGCACCACCGACATCGACCTCACCCGCGACCCGCTCGGCACCGGCAGCGACGGCCAGCCGGTGTACCTGCGCGACATCTGGCCGAGCAACAAGGAAATCGGCGACACCATCGCCGCCACGGTCGGCCCGGAGATGTTCAAGCAGAACTACGCCGACGTGTTCAAGGGCGACAGCCGCTGGGCCGCGATCGCCTCGCCCGACGGCGAGCTGTATGCCTGGGATGGCGCCTCCACCTACATCAAGAACCCGCCCTACTTCGACGGCATGACCATGCAGGTCGGCACCATCGACGACGTGCACGGCGCGCGCGTGCTCGGCCTGTTCGGCGACTCGATCACCACCGACCACATCTCCCCGGCCGGCAACATCAAGAAAGACTCGCCGGCGGGCCGCTTCCTGCAGGAACGCGGCGTGCAGCCGGCCGACTTCAACAGCTACGGCAGCCGCCGCGGCAACGACGACGTGATGGTGCGCGGCACTTTCGCCAACATCCGCATCAAGAACCTGATGTTCGGCGGCGAGGAAGGCGGCAACACCCTGTACCGCGGGCCCGACGGCGCGCAGCCGCAGAAGCTGGCGATCTACGATGCGGCGATGAAGTACAAGGCCGACGGCGTGCCGCTGGTGGTGATCGCCGGCAAGGAATACGGCACCGGCTCCTCGCGCGACTGGGCGGCCAAGGGCACCAACCTGCTCGGGGTCAAGGCGGTGATCGCCGAGAGCTTCGAGCGCATCCACCGCTCCAACCTGGTCGGCATGGGCGTGCTGCCGCTGCAGTTCCTGGACAACGAGAACGCGCAGTCGCTGGGCCTGGACGGCTCGGAGGTGTTCGCCATCACCGGCCTGCAGGACGGCGCCAGCAAGCGCGCCACGGTCGAGGCCAGGAAGGCCGACGGCAGCGTCAAGCAGTTCCAGGTCAAGGTTCTGCTGCTGACCCCCAAGGAAGTGGAATACTTCAAACACGGCGGCCTGCTGCAGTACGTGCTGCGCCAGCTGGCGGCACGCAAGGCGGCCTGA
- a CDS encoding nuclear transport factor 2 family protein, giving the protein MRQAWAWGWGCALLLALSGCRHDSAEQRLRKDIAAMQEAVEEHRLRDAMDAVADDFAGEAGMDRAALHNLLRAQFLANARIGVNTGPLSIALQGDDATVRFDAVVSGGDGRLLPERLQRYEVVTGWREQNGHWRLRHAQWSAAP; this is encoded by the coding sequence ATGCGACAGGCATGGGCGTGGGGATGGGGGTGCGCGTTGCTGCTGGCCTTGTCCGGTTGCCGGCACGATTCGGCGGAACAACGGCTGCGCAAGGACATCGCCGCCATGCAGGAGGCGGTGGAGGAACACCGCCTGCGCGACGCGATGGATGCGGTGGCCGACGATTTCGCGGGCGAGGCGGGGATGGATCGTGCTGCGCTGCACAACCTGTTGCGCGCGCAATTCCTGGCCAACGCGCGGATCGGAGTGAACACCGGGCCGTTGTCGATCGCGCTGCAGGGCGACGACGCCACGGTGCGGTTCGACGCGGTGGTCAGCGGTGGCGATGGGCGGCTGCTGCCGGAGCGGCTACAGCGCTACGAAGTGGTCACCGGCTGGCGCGAGCAGAACGGGCACTGGCGGCTGCGGCATGCGCAATGGAGTGCGGCGCCGTAG